The Carassius auratus strain Wakin chromosome 5, ASM336829v1, whole genome shotgun sequence genome includes a window with the following:
- the LOC113069732 gene encoding uncharacterized protein LOC113069732 gives MAGPVSFRVLFGSEDDARKLTIKSGIPSSVDELSFEIKTFFGVTEQFRLQYKDVDFGNEFMNLLSISDIQDRSTLKVVYLPCEATTSTISSAPSTKDNCSTIPVTPSNISCSSSSQEPSDSASADSCSSNDTVVLSSPDSRSCTWPKDFVVPRFSYCAEMQLQKGNDEFNASGTLLSLTPKLRSDILEGIAEEIIKYTAYPKDNQFEKVAEALIQTHPCLREKGTRTGCCGWKHYIKIKMMNFRTKLGRAGHPEVTVNSLKNKQKGQGKPAANIKKPRRAEVNFCPNHPRGETNDSLEVERVALLTEVKKKNNETIIKEKMQCTFSYRRQEILQEPMITEVRNRWPALFEVEEVNMEFMRITTVPLISKFIGQLDKYTDGLMKVFRHKGGCAGQKIRTIMALTTKNEDINTRRDCILRCLSVYLNEDIETLVKEYVDTESVEAESLIAQTTMGIYVIRAEGTGPEEEPSDVGVVLEGVEVCKTCQVSHLDV, from the exons ATGGCAGGACCAGTTAGCTTCAGAGTCCTGTTTGGAAGTGAAGATGATGCAAGAAAACTAACCATTAAATCCGGAATACCGTCTTCTGTGGATGAATTGTCTTTTGAAATTAAGACCTTCTTTGGAGTAACAGAGCAGTTTAGGCTTCAATACAAAGACGTAGACTTTGGAAACGAATTCATGAACCTCTTATCAATTTCTGATATTCAAGATCGCAGTACTTTGAAAGTGGTGTACTTACCTTGTGAGGCTACCACCTCCACAATATCCTCAGCTCCATCCACTAAAGATAACTGCTCCACAATCCCAGTTACTCCCTCCAATATATCTTGCAGCTCCTCATCACAAGAACCAAGTGATTCAGCATCTGCTGACTCCTGTAGCAGCAACGATACTGTCGTATTGTCATCTCCTGACTCCCGGTCTTGCACTTGGCCTAAAGATTTTGTAGTGCCACGATTTTCATATTGTGCCGAGATGCAGCTCCAGAAGGGAAATGATGAATTCAATGCAAGTGGAACTCTCCTATCTCTTACGCCCAAACTCAGATCTGATATTCTTGAAGGCATTGCAGAAGAAATAATCAAGTATACAGCATATCCAAAGGACAATCAGTTTGAAAAAGTTGCTGAGGCCTTGATACAAACCCATCCATGTTTGCGTGAGAAAGGAACTCGGACTGGGTGTTGTGGATGGAAGCACTATATTAAGATAAAGATGATGAACTTCCGAACCAAGCTTGGCCGAGCTGGACACCCAGAAGTCACAGTCAACTcacttaaaaacaaacagaaaggcCAGGGAAAACCAGCTGCAAACATAAAAAAGCCACGGAGGGCAGAGGTTAATTTCTGTCCAAACCATCCGAGAGGTGAAACCAATGACAGCCTGGAGGTGGAAAGGGTTGCTCTATTGACCgaggttaaaaaaaagaataacgaGACCATTATCAAGGAAAAGATGCAGTGTACCTTCTCATACCGACGACAAGAAATTCTTCAGGAGCCAATGATTACAGAGGTCCGAAACAGATGGCCAGCATTGTTTGAAGTTGAAGAA GTCAACATGGAGTTCATGCGTATAACAACTGTTccgctgatatcaaaattcattGGTCAACTGGACAAATACACTGATGGCCTGATGAAGGTGTTCCGTCACAAAGGAGGATGTGCAGGACAGAAAATCCGCACCATAATGGCATTGACAACTAAA AATGAAGACATAAACACCAGGCGTGATTGTATCCTGAGGTGCCTAAGTGTCTACCTCAACGAAGACATCGAGACACTTGTCAAAGAATATGTG GACACTGAAAGTGTGGAGGCTGAGTCTCTCATTGCACAGACAACAATGGGCATCTATGTAATTCGAGCGGAGGGCACTGGTCCTGAAGAAGAACCTTCAGATGTTGGTGTTGTTCTTGAAGGAGTTGAAGTTTGCAAAACCTGCCAAGTGTCACACTTGGATGTGTAA